The DNA region CAAATATAGTCTGGTTATTGTGAAGTGTCTGTTCACAATGTAAAATgactaatgctaatgttgtaaCTGGTTCAGGTGGCCCCAGATCTGACTACACTCAAGttgattcaattttatttatatagcgccatatcatAACAAAGTTATCTTAGGgaacttttcacatagagcaggtctagactatactttttaatttacagatacccaacaattcccccatgagcagcacctggtgacagcggcaaggaaaatTTCCCCTTTAACACGAAaaaacctcaagcagaatcaGACTTGACTtgttgggttgggttgggtaCATCTTTATGATGTTGAGAGGGTTAAATGCATTGATATTGAATTAAAACTTTGTATCACCAGGTTTGGGACCTTCATGTTGTCACATCAGATGAAGGATTACATGAAGCTCCTCAAGAGAATTTTATTAAGATTCTGTAAAAATGCACTTAGTTACGTAAAACAAGGCTGTTTTTTACAGTGTCtagaaaatgacatttcaaagTACAAGATTATGCAAGAACAGTGATATGAGTTCATCTCCTGTTCAATGTAAAAGGTGGATCTGCACAGTAACTCCAAACATTAgacaaatgtagtggagtaaaaaatacaatatttcctcCTGAGATGTAGAGAGGAAAATTGAAAAGTCTCGGAAAAGAGAAATCCTGAAATTAAGCATGAAGATGTGATTATAATACTTTTGTACGtaagtaaatgtactgtgtttttagtatgatatatacagtatatcgtTATGGCATGAATCTGTCCCTTAAACTAATTCAATCCTACCGATCACTCTGCACTTCATTGCTGCTCTCCAAAGTTTTgagtatattttaaataaaataattctcACCTATCTCATtagaaaggagggaaaagaagaggTTCAAAGTAACACTGATACTGAGATGGCATCTCATTCTTCAACCAGTCGTATTGGTTGCAAGTCAGTCaatgtggttgtgttggtcactctggcacgaacagcacgcccaaactgatcccacaagtgttcaatggagttgaggtcaggactgctggcaggccattccatcctctccactcccaaattctggaggtagtctctgataaaccccacaaaccgacaaatgctggttgaagaatgggatgccatcccacagcagtgtgtgaccaggctggtgaccagcatgaggaggaggtgccaggctgttgtggctgtgtatggttcttccacacgctactgaggctcctgtttgttaaatgaataaattgttaaattgccaatatgtcttgtttcttcaaacttcaatcatccaatccaccaaacaccaaacaagagtcaatggcaaAATAAGCTGGTtagcattggcagagaagatttggcatatttttcatgggcgcaacccacatactcagctctgttgctcatcccacaaatgcatgttctttacaaatgcacaatttaaaagggaaataaacaggctttccaattgtataagatttattgtcaagaagcattgttactacaaagaaataatctaccaaacacaaatttccttactttttattatgttttcacTCTTTGGAAGACATTATTACATTAGTCAACATGTTCACAGCAGTAAGTAGCAATAGAATATATCAAggaaaaatattatataataaagaaaaaagaaatacacatGTATAGTGTCTCCCAGGCTTTGGCtgctgcaaatgttttatgattttttttctacaaatactgtgatatactgtatactagGAAAAATGTTGGGAAGGTATCAAggtatgaaaaaatagataccACCCAGACCGACTGTACAATACCAGTGAACATTATtacttatcattattatattaaatgacACTTTGCagaaaatcaaattattttcctaattaaAGCCAGGCTCAGGCCAGATGATCAATGGGGAGGAGTTTAAACCGCCATAGTCATAATCAGGACAGAAGTACGGGTAGAGTTTCTCAGTGAGGGAGCAGCCAGTAAAGGAGTAGATAAGAGCTGCAGTGTCAACGTCATGaaaggagaccagaccctcctcataatccacaaacacccccaccttctCAGGCTTTgacttcagagagagacagactgaagaGTCAGTCAGAGCTTCATACACATTTTCATTACTCAAAGATATTGTCCAGTAACCATCCTGAGGAGTCAGTGTGAGGTTCCCCTTCCTGTTGACTGACTCTCTGGCTACTCCTAAAACCCAAGCAGTTTTCCATTTAACCTGAACCTCGTAGTAAAATCTTCCAGaagaaaaactttgttttcctaAGACACAACCACAAGTATCAAATCTCTCTGGATTGTCTGGGAGATTCTTCTCCTCATAATAACAATCGTAATATTCTTCATCCCTATCACTGACTTGTTTTCCATCATCAGACAGGATTAGGCCGGGAAATGCTGTATCAGGATCAAGTGTCACATCTGTTGCATACTGCTGGACCCTCATCAGCTCAGCTTCAAACAAGTTCTTTGTCTCTTTACTGATCATCTCCTCCAGTTGAGCCACAGCTCTAACCACAGTCCCCTCATATGATGGTGGACGGACACTGACCTCTGTCCAGTCCTTGGTGGGTGGAGCAACATTCAGGGATGAGAAGCTTTGAATGAGCTGGAGGTGGTCTTCAGAGTGTAAGAGCTGCTCTACCTCAGATCTTCTCTTCTTCAGCTCAGAGATTTCCTGGTTCAGATCTTTAATGAATTCTTCAGCCTTTTTCTCTGTCGTTCTTTGCTTCTCTTTGATTGTCTTGATGAATTCAGCCTGGACTCTCTCAACAGACTCCTTCAGAGCAGTGAAGACTTGAACACCGTGTGCTATCACTATGTCTGCATCTCTTTGTCTGGGCTTCTCTGAGCGTTTAATCTCCTGAATATTCAGTTGTctcttctggatcatctgcttaatttcagcctctgtcttccccagctctgccttctttccttcatattcttctttcagAGGAACAACATCATGTGTCTTGTGGTCTGAAATGGCGCaaagcatgcagacacacatctGATCGGTTTTACAGAACAGCTCCAGCAGTTTATCGTGCTTCGTACACATCCTGCCTTCCAGGTTCTCCACAGGGTCGATCAGCTGATGTCTCTTCAGACCTGACATTGTCAGATGAggctccaggtgagtctcacagtagGAGGCCAGACATACCAGACAGGACTTCagggccttcagtttggttccagtgcagacatcacagggaacttctcctggtttggcagcttgttggtctgagctgctgctgctggcttcCTGTTGAGCTGACTGTCTGAACTGAGCAGCCATCTCAGAGATGAAAGTGTTGACCTGCAGCTCAGGTCTTCTATAGAAAACCTTTTTACAGTTTGGACAGTCGCACTGCACTTTACTATTCCAGTGCtcagtgatgcagtttttgcagaagttgtgtccacatggtGTACTGACTGGATTagtgaacacatccagacagatggagcaaagaaactgatcttcagTCAGTagacagctggcagcagacatatCTGCAGACTGAgaacaaaaatcaaagtacaaCATAAATTACAACACATCTTTTAAACCAACTATGTAgtttaaacgcacaatatgtaatttctgccgcTAGGgtgtctctcaatcaaaacaataacaaaagacggagtgtgatgatggtgtgaagtagTAAGTtatcatgggagttgttgtcttcattgttaaacacaCAGCTTCTccaggataggattactccagtgtttattattcaggatgtttttaccggtagccaaattatccgcagaggtctcctcctctccaaaataGACGGACCCGGTGATTAGAATAGgtaaaaacattgaataaagcagtttcacgttaaaaattAATGTGTCTCTGACACTGTTCAGCAGGCACAGGACATCCAGTAGGGGCTGCTGCCAACATTtgctcagtttgtttctctgataacttaagatccagacgttcagcAGGATTTTACCGAGAccaaattatccgcagaggtctcgTTCTCTCCAGAACAAATAGAAATggtgaataaaactgtttcacgtaaaaaatcagtgtttctctgatgctgttcgGCTGGCAATGGACTTCCGGGAGGGGCTGGTAGCAGAGCTTCTGCTGACGTTtgctcagtttgtttctctgataacttatCATCCAGACATCTGttgactaaaatccttcatccggttaaaagatatagttaaaaatgaccaagatctaaaaagtttatcataaaatgtggcttaaaactgaataaaagtcaacaGCTTCTCTCGAACGACCACAACGCTgacgtattatcttgtatgcatatactctttggtagatgcAATTGTAGTGGACAAACACAATGCCAacacatgcatcttgtgcgtgcatactctttggtagaggaggtatgatgccattgacaggcgaccaaatgaaacggatcattaccttgattaaaattacagatttctctggatttgaaaattgttggaaacatttgggataatgtaagtacacaactaaACAAATATATgacataggtctagttgtttttagacattttaatgcggaatagttatatattatagctttaacatatattaaatataatgtaaattgGAATAATTAGCTTGTTACATAATAAAAAGGCCATGCCACAAAGATCTGAACTGTGTGTAGTAACTAACCTAATGGCCAACACTGTGCTCTCTGTGGTCTTGAGGAAGAAATATGGCTTATTAGCATGTTTTGAATGGCCACACACAACTTCTGTTATATCATATTGTTACAAACACAATACCaacacattatttttgacaACTAAAAACAGTGGAACTTCCTGTCTAAGAAGTCTTGAGTTAGTATCAATTattgaaacactgtaaaaatcaaCTGTAAACTATCGGCTGTACTCACCAGTGTTTGAAAGaatctgctgtgttgttgagaGAAACCTGTTTAACTCTGTTTAATTCTTTGGAGTAAAGTGAAAGACTTATCCTGTTTGCATCTGAGGAAATGTGATGTTGAAAGCTTTATCTCTCAGTGTTGCTCCGACTGTCAGTGTAGCTCTGTGGGTGAGGTTTGACTGCCtctatgaaaatatatttgcatagcTTTGGTACAAGAGAAGTTCGTACTTTGTACAATGTTACATTATGTTTTatcaataaacaacaacacTCCCTTTATAGCTCTTTTACAGCCCCACTGTCCAAAGTTCAGATCACTCTTTTGCCTGCACTTTTCTGCTGCCATCTGTCTTTCCTTTATGTGACAGATTTCTTGCTGATCACACttcaagggaaaaaaagcaaaagaaaaactatGATGGGAAACTTTTATCACAGGGACATAAACATGCTTCTTTGTGAATCTGAGGTTTCAAAAGTAGTAAAATACTTCTAACATCTTCTTAAGTTAGATTTGCTTTTTTCTAAAGAATGCGCTAAAATCCACCAGTACACCAACAAgcaatcattcattcatcattttattttatgttcttGCATGATTTAGACATTTAGGgtttattttcctcctcctgcattCACATAATTTTTTTCAGTATCAGACTGGTTGTTATTTATGAAGATCATGTCCTCATATGGCCTCAGAGTGAAGTTTTTAATAAACTCCACCAGAGGGCGTCATCAGCTGTCACTTATTCCTACAAACTCTGGTTTAGTGCTCATATCACCTGCTGAagctttacattacattacataaccTTATAGACTGTGGATAATTTGACATTAGCTCAGTTTGTCTTCCATTTTGGTTGCATCGCTTTTCCCAAACTCCTGCATTTTGCAGGTGTTTTGGTTTTCATAACTGAGAAATGTTCACCACCACTGGAGagcaatgtttatttttattacgtTCTTACTTtctattttcctctgaaatattGAGTAGATTTGTCCTCGGGTGTCAAACTTGGTGTTTCTTACATAAGCCTCCTGATTGGGCCACAGCAGCAGATTTATGGGTTTCTCTGTGATTCTCCCTTTTTGAAAGTGGTTGAAGTACAATACGTTTTAAGTAAAAATCCTCTTAAGTGAAGGTAAAGTAGATgatttaacaataaaatcaactacaaaaatacacacaaaaagctAATTAATTACATTAGATATAGTGTTTGCATCAAACTACACTTCATTGTACTCCTTCATTAATGTAATCTGCTTCAGTTCTTCATCAAGAGCTTGTTCACAGGGTTAGttttcatttcagcagctgAAACACGTCAGACTTTACACGGCATTACTTTACCTGCAGCTCTTTCCAAGTCTGAGAACAGCTTATGGTGTTTTTAATCACATGACTTGGTCGTCATTAGAAACACCATTAACTGTTTTTTCACATTATCTATCCAGTGGAGACTAAATAATTTAATcagaaacaaagacaacatccatttgcttttgtttatatCAAATTTCAAAGATATAACAAACGCAGATCAcagatttttccttttcataaaCAGGTCTTCAATAATTAATATAACACTTTTTATACACACAATGATCAGACCGTACAAAGTTTTGAATATGGCAGCAAGACATTTAAGGATGTTCACATTCTTCTTATTTATGAGTACATAGTTTTCTGATTATTTAACAGGCAGGTATTAAGATAAAGAAGATTATATTAGATAATATCAATCAGTGTAGTAAAATTGGTGTGTTGTAGCAATGTGACAcaccaaagaaaacatttacagaaaaaagtgcaaaaaaaaatttataagaatctgaaaaaacaaagtgtcaCGCCTCACCCTTAGTCGGCCCTGTGGGGAGAACAGCAATCCACCATTTTCCCAATTTAAAACTCTTTTAACAAATAAACACCTCTTAAAATAATTAAGCTCTTCCTCCCTGGGCCACTTGCACCTCATTGTGGACTGACTGTAGATGACCTGGGCGGAGCAACAGACAGgaggggaaagagaaaaaacacacaggcaaCACATACAGCCGTAATACAAAgtatacactgtacattaccAATCAATATACATGTATTTCATTAAATGCTGGTAAATGGTTATTGGTCCTTAACAGCCTTTTGAAATCCACAAATGAGACGGCGTTAGGGTAAAACAAAGTCTACACTGGAAATTACCAATTGATATACATGTATTTCATTAAATActggtaaatgtatttatagaaAAGCCTTTTGAAACCTATAAATGAGATGTTTTAGTTTGAGTTAAGGAACAAAATGTTTGTGCTAACATTGGTAAGAAAAGTGATGAAAACAGTGATAAAAATCATAAAGAGGACTGTTCTTGTTGACCTAAACTGgaatattatcattcattttccaGTGTaagttggagagagagagggagatagtAGCTGGCAGTTTTGGATTTGccatacatgtaaatattttagtTAAGGTTTCTTATTTCTcataattttctgttttcactcttTGGAAGACATTATTACATTAGTCACAGCAGTAAGTAGTAAAACAATAtatcaaagaaaaatattatataataaagaaaaaagaaatacatttttttctacaaatactgtgatatactgtataccaGGAAAAATGTTGGGAAGGTATTAAGGTATGAAAAAATGGATACCGCCCAAACCCACTGTAGAATACCAGTGAACATTATTAcgtatcattattatattaaaggACACTTTGCagaaaatcaaattattttcctaatcaAAGTCAGGCTCAGGCCAGATGATCAGAGGGCTGGAGTTTCTACCATTACAGTTAAAGCCAGGACTGAAGTACGGgtagagtttctcagtgaaggagCAGCCAGTAAAGGAGTAGATAAGAGCTCCAGTATCAGCGTCATAAAAAGAGACCACACCCTCctcataatccacaaacacccccaccttctCAAGCTTTgacttcagagagagacagactgaaggGTCAGCCAAAGCtccacaaacattttcattactCAAACATATTGTCCAGTAACCATTCTGAGGAGTGAGTGTGAGGTTCCCCTTCCTGTTGACTGACTCTCTGGCTACTCCTAAATCCCAGCTAGTTTTCCATTTAACCTGAACCTCGTAATAAAATCTTCCTGAAGAAAAACTCTGCTCTCCTAAGACACAACCACAAGTATCAAATCTCTCTGGATTGTCTGGGAGACTATTCTcctcataataatcataataatcatcatccCTATCATTCACTTGTTTTCTATCACCAGACAGGAACAGGCCGTGAAATGCTGTATCAGGATCAAGTGTCACATCTGTTGCATACTGCTGGACCCTCATCAGCTCAGCTTCAAACAAGTTCTTTGTCTCTTTACTGATCATCTCCTCCAGTTGAGCCACAGCTCTAACCACAGTCCCCTCATATGATGGTGGACGGACACTGACCTCTGTCCAGTCCTTGGTGGGTGAAGCAACTTTCAGGGACGAGAAGCTTTGAAGGAGCTGGAGGTGGTCTTCAGAGTGTAAAAGCTGCTCCACCTCAGATCTTCTCTTTTTCAGCTCAGAGATTTCCTGTTCCAGATCTTTGATGAAgtcttcagcctgtttctctgtcgttCTTTGCTTCCCTTTGATTGTCTTGATGAATTCAGCCTGGCTTCTCTCAACACACTCCTTCAGAGCAGTGAAGACCTGAACACCATGTGCTATCACTATGTCTACATCTCTTTGCCTGAGCTTCTCTGAGCGTTTGATCTCCTGAATATTCAGTTGTCTTTTCTGGATCATCTGCTtaatttcagcctctgtcttccccagctctgccttctttccttcatattcttcttttAGAGGAACAACATCATGTGTCTTGTGGTCTGAAATGGCGCaaagcatgcagacacacatctGGTCGGCCTTACAGAACAGCTCCAGCAGTTTATCGTGCTTCGTACACATCCTGCCTTCCAAGTTCTCCACAGGTTTGATCAATTGATGTCTCTTCAGACCTGACATTGTCAGATGAggctccaggtgagtctcacagtaggaggccagacacaccagacaggacttcagGGCCTTCAGCTTGGTTCCAGTGCAGACGTCACAGGGAACTTCTCCTGGTTTGGCTCCTTGTTGCTCTGAGCTTCTGGCCTTCTGTTGAGCTGACTGTCTGAACTGAGCAGCCATCTCAGAGATGAAAGTGTTGACCTGCAGCTCAGGTCTTCTATAGAAAACCTTTTTACAGTTTGGACACTGACACTGGACATTAATATTCCAGTGTTCAGTaatgcagtttttgcagaagttgtgtccacatggtGTACTGACTGGATTagtgaacacatccagacagatggagcaaagaaactgatcttcagtcagcagacagctggcagcagacatatCTGCAGACTGAGAACAAATACAAAGTGTGATGAAGAATAACTGTAGTTACAAAGTTCTTGATTATTCATCCAGATGTACTAAGTTTGTTTTCTGGAAAATTAAGAAGTATATTATCAACTATATAGTTTTTTTGCACTTTAATGAATGCTCCATTTGACAAGTGtcaacataaaatgaaaggagTTGATCATCCTGTCTGATTAGAGCTGAAGTTTTATGTTAGTTGTTTGTTGAaacaactacacactgaaaacaaaactgaaaatgtaagaAAGCAAAAGTTATTCTTTTGATTCATTTGATGTTATTTCAATCTATGATCAATGAACTATTGAGAGAGTCATCTTGAATTTTGTTGTTATATTGCACCAAACAGAAAGCTATTGAACAACAAATGAAAGCAGTGGAACATCCTGTCTGCTTAGAGTTGAGGTTTTGTGATTGTTGATAAATATTATCAGCTGTACTCACTGTCTGTTGTTAAGAAAGTTCTgaataattcaatttaattcttcctcagagagaaacacagacacgTATCTCGCTTGCAGCTCTGCTGTTGTTGTGACAAACCTTCAGTTTCATTTAAGGAATGTGACGTAACTTCTTCTCTTTCAGTGTTGCTCCGCCTCTGAAGCTGTATGGGTGAGGTTTTCTTGACTCGTTGGGAAACACCCTGACATATTTTCAGTACAAGGAGAGTTTTAACCTTTTGcttgttcttcttcttattttttctgaaatggGAGTCTATAGCAGCCCATAGAAAAACA from Thunnus albacares chromosome 7, fThuAlb1.1, whole genome shotgun sequence includes:
- the LOC122985681 gene encoding E3 ubiquitin-protein ligase TRIM21-like; its protein translation is MSAASCLLTEDQFLCSICLDVFTNPVSTPCGHNFCKNCITEHWNSKVQCDCPNCKKVFYRRPELQVNTFISEMAAQFRQSAQQEASSSSSDQQAAKPGEVPCDVCTGTKLKALKSCLVCLASYCETHLEPHLTMSGLKRHQLIDPVENLEGRMCTKHDKLLELFCKTDQMCVCMLCAISDHKTHDVVPLKEEYEGKKAELGKTEAEIKQMIQKRQLNIQEIKRSEKPRQRDADIVIAHGVQVFTALKESVERVQAEFIKTIKEKQRTTEKKAEEFIKDLNQEISELKKRRSEVEQLLHSEDHLQLIQSFSSLNVAPPTKDWTEVSVRPPSYEGTVVRAVAQLEEMISKETKNLFEAELMRVQQYATDVTLDPDTAFPGLILSDDGKQVSDRDEEYYDCYYEEKNLPDNPERFDTCGCVLGKQSFSSGRFYYEVQVKWKTAWVLGVARESVNRKGNLTLTPQDGYWTISLSNENVYEALTDSSVCLSLKSKPEKVGVFVDYEEGLVSFHDVDTAALIYSFTGCSLTEKLYPYFCPDYDYGGLNSSPLIIWPEPGFN
- the LOC122985334 gene encoding E3 ubiquitin-protein ligase TRIM21-like, producing the protein MSAASCLLTEDQFLCSICLDVFTNPVSTPCGHNFCKNCITEHWNINVQCQCPNCKKVFYRRPELQVNTFISEMAAQFRQSAQQKARSSEQQGAKPGEVPCDVCTGTKLKALKSCLVCLASYCETHLEPHLTMSGLKRHQLIKPVENLEGRMCTKHDKLLELFCKADQMCVCMLCAISDHKTHDVVPLKEEYEGKKAELGKTEAEIKQMIQKRQLNIQEIKRSEKLRQRDVDIVIAHGVQVFTALKECVERSQAEFIKTIKGKQRTTEKQAEDFIKDLEQEISELKKRRSEVEQLLHSEDHLQLLQSFSSLKVASPTKDWTEVSVRPPSYEGTVVRAVAQLEEMISKETKNLFEAELMRVQQYATDVTLDPDTAFHGLFLSGDRKQVNDRDDDYYDYYEENSLPDNPERFDTCGCVLGEQSFSSGRFYYEVQVKWKTSWDLGVARESVNRKGNLTLTPQNGYWTICLSNENVCGALADPSVCLSLKSKLEKVGVFVDYEEGVVSFYDADTGALIYSFTGCSFTEKLYPYFSPGFNCNGRNSSPLIIWPEPDFD